The Frondihabitans australicus genome includes a region encoding these proteins:
- a CDS encoding class I SAM-dependent methyltransferase, whose translation MSTPDEEAIAVVRRTLALCRAERDRPHSIAGDVQSQQAINQGWEPVDPDGEPMDLSILLEMKGPRIDFFDQQVITALDEGITQVVICGAGYDDRALRFRTAGVRFFDLDLPGVSADKKGRLATSGVDTSDLTLVPIDFRTDDVATALAASGHDGTKPTLFLAEHLFVFLDRASLVRLLEGLRSVASSGSRLAATLESHAGELDTATVIADFNKAFFGDITPMPSIYTREAFLDMFGSAGWEVEAPDVVSGVPHTETIDTEFVSAIA comes from the coding sequence ATGTCCACACCTGACGAAGAGGCCATCGCCGTCGTCCGCCGTACGCTCGCCCTTTGCCGGGCCGAACGTGACCGTCCCCACTCGATCGCGGGTGACGTCCAGTCGCAGCAAGCGATCAACCAGGGATGGGAGCCAGTCGACCCCGATGGCGAGCCGATGGACCTTTCAATCCTGCTCGAGATGAAGGGTCCACGAATCGACTTCTTCGACCAGCAGGTCATCACCGCCCTCGACGAGGGCATCACCCAGGTCGTCATTTGCGGGGCCGGCTACGACGACCGTGCCTTGCGGTTTCGCACCGCCGGCGTGCGGTTCTTCGATCTTGACCTGCCGGGGGTGTCAGCGGATAAGAAGGGGCGACTGGCCACGAGCGGTGTGGACACGAGCGATCTGACGCTCGTTCCCATCGACTTCCGTACTGACGACGTTGCCACAGCTCTCGCAGCGTCCGGCCACGACGGCACGAAGCCGACGCTGTTCCTCGCAGAGCACCTGTTCGTCTTCCTCGACCGTGCGTCGTTGGTACGCCTGCTTGAGGGCTTGCGCAGCGTCGCCTCGTCGGGGAGCCGACTCGCGGCCACTTTGGAATCGCACGCCGGCGAGCTCGACACAGCTACCGTCATCGCCGACTTCAATAAGGCGTTCTTCGGTGACATCACCCCGATGCCATCGATCTACACGCGCGAAGCGTTCCTCGACATGTTCGGCTCCGCAGGCTGGGAGGTCGAGGCCCCCGACGTTGTTTCGGGGGTGCCGCACACTGAGACCATCGACACGGAGTTCGTCAGCGCGATCGCTTGA
- a CDS encoding DHA2 family efflux MFS transporter permease subunit produces MASAHTAPTAETAGSRHGRPTDRSRWLALIVLSLAQLMDVLDGTIINIALPTAQADLGFASESRAWIVTGYALAYGSLLLFMGRLSDRFGRKRLFLVGLIGFAVASAVGGAAGSFEMLLIARIAQGVFAATLAPAALSLVSVTFDRDKKERARAFSVFGAVSGMGGVIGLILGGVLTGVVSWRWCLYINVAIAAVALVGGLLFVRDEVRRDRGAALDVPGAALVVAGLFGMVYGLSNAADHGWSDLWTWLPVGAAVVLIGLFVLRQYRVANPLLPLRVVVDRNRGAALMSIGAAGVGSFAAFLFLTYYLQRDLDFTPLQSGFGFVPMVATLVLGAAVSGSVLLPRFGPRPLVPLGLVLAAVAVVLLTRIGSGDDYASHVLPSVLILGLGFGFVFGSAQNVATSGLPAQDNGVASAMVSTAQQVGGSIGLAVFTSIAAAAGTAYVESHTAGTNRAQLQAVATLYGDHIVFWVAAGVFLAAAVLTAVMFRSGPIADTDTEEDETMQLDIES; encoded by the coding sequence ATGGCCTCGGCACACACCGCTCCGACTGCTGAAACCGCAGGTAGCCGGCACGGCAGACCCACCGATCGCAGCCGCTGGCTGGCGCTCATCGTTCTGAGCCTCGCCCAGCTGATGGACGTACTCGATGGCACGATCATCAACATCGCGCTCCCGACTGCGCAAGCCGACCTCGGCTTCGCCTCCGAAAGTCGGGCGTGGATCGTCACCGGCTACGCACTCGCGTATGGCAGTCTCCTGCTGTTTATGGGGCGACTCTCGGACCGGTTCGGCCGCAAGCGGCTCTTCCTCGTCGGCCTCATCGGGTTTGCCGTCGCGTCGGCGGTTGGCGGAGCCGCCGGCAGCTTCGAGATGCTGCTGATCGCGCGGATCGCTCAGGGCGTGTTCGCTGCGACCCTCGCTCCCGCTGCCCTGTCGCTCGTATCGGTCACGTTTGACCGGGACAAGAAGGAGCGAGCGCGAGCGTTCTCGGTCTTCGGCGCAGTCTCGGGCATGGGTGGCGTGATCGGGCTCATCCTTGGCGGTGTGCTCACCGGCGTCGTGTCGTGGCGATGGTGCCTGTACATCAACGTCGCGATCGCCGCAGTCGCCCTCGTCGGCGGCCTGCTGTTCGTGCGGGACGAAGTCCGCCGCGATCGCGGTGCCGCGCTCGACGTCCCCGGCGCCGCGCTCGTCGTCGCTGGGCTGTTCGGGATGGTCTATGGGTTGAGCAACGCGGCCGACCACGGCTGGTCGGATCTATGGACGTGGCTCCCCGTCGGTGCCGCTGTGGTGCTGATCGGACTTTTCGTACTCCGTCAGTACCGCGTCGCGAACCCGCTGCTCCCGCTGCGGGTGGTCGTGGATCGGAACCGCGGCGCTGCGCTCATGTCGATCGGTGCGGCTGGGGTCGGCTCCTTCGCCGCGTTCCTGTTCCTGACTTACTATCTCCAGCGCGACCTCGATTTCACCCCGCTGCAGTCCGGGTTCGGATTCGTGCCGATGGTGGCGACCCTTGTCCTCGGCGCAGCCGTGTCAGGTTCCGTCTTGCTGCCCCGATTTGGGCCACGACCGCTCGTTCCTCTCGGGCTGGTCCTCGCTGCGGTCGCGGTGGTTCTCCTGACCCGCATCGGCAGTGGGGATGACTACGCCTCCCACGTGCTCCCCTCGGTATTGATCCTCGGGCTCGGTTTCGGCTTCGTTTTCGGGTCCGCGCAGAACGTCGCAACATCCGGCCTGCCTGCCCAAGACAATGGCGTCGCTTCCGCGATGGTCAGCACCGCGCAGCAGGTCGGCGGCTCCATCGGCCTGGCCGTGTTCACCTCCATCGCCGCCGCCGCCGGAACGGCCTACGTGGAAAGCCACACGGCAGGAACTAACCGGGCGCAGCTGCAAGCCGTGGCGACGCTCTACGGCGACCACATCGTGTTCTGGGTCGCGGCCGGTGTGTTCCTCGCAGCTGCAGTCCTCACCGCCGTGATGTTCCGCTCCGGACCCATCGCCGACACCGACACCGAGGAGGACGAAACCATGCAGCTCGACATCGAATCGTGA
- a CDS encoding ArsR/SmtB family transcription factor: protein MTSTAELLPLAVIGACCSPVTREPISAENAASLAHVLKAVADPARLRLVSMVAAHQDAEACVCDLTEPLGLSQGTVSHHLKILVDAGILTRDRRGTWAYYALVPGALDSIVGLLAGA from the coding sequence ATGACCTCGACCGCTGAACTGCTGCCGCTCGCCGTCATCGGTGCCTGCTGCTCGCCGGTCACCCGGGAGCCGATCAGCGCCGAGAACGCCGCGAGCCTGGCGCACGTCCTGAAGGCGGTCGCGGATCCCGCGCGTCTGCGCCTCGTGTCGATGGTCGCAGCGCACCAGGATGCCGAGGCGTGCGTGTGCGATCTCACCGAGCCGCTTGGACTGTCGCAGGGCACGGTGTCGCACCACCTGAAGATCCTCGTCGACGCCGGCATACTCACCCGCGACAGGCGCGGCACCTGGGCGTACTACGCGCTGGTGCCGGGCGCGCTCGACTCAATCGTCGGACTGCTCGCGGGAGCGTGA
- a CDS encoding TetR/AcrR family transcriptional regulator encodes MNKVRPAGRPRDSSVDDALLRATQEILIEVGYDRLSIDQVVARAGASKHTLYRRWSNKSELVVAAVGAIREVPPVPDTGSLRQDLLECAETYVGADDRNQRLMAGLLSEMARNEAVRVAARDGIGTHYAALFLEVLQRAVRRGLISETLDLPLIAGTFPALAFHRVVVDGQNVDDTYAVNVVDTILMPLLGPTSS; translated from the coding sequence GTGAACAAAGTCAGACCGGCGGGTCGCCCGCGCGACTCTTCCGTCGACGACGCCCTCCTGCGGGCGACGCAGGAGATCCTCATCGAGGTCGGTTACGACCGCCTCTCTATCGACCAGGTCGTGGCCCGTGCGGGTGCGAGCAAGCACACCCTCTACCGGCGCTGGTCGAACAAGTCGGAGCTCGTCGTCGCCGCCGTCGGCGCGATCCGCGAGGTGCCTCCCGTTCCCGACACGGGTTCACTTCGTCAAGACCTTCTCGAGTGCGCGGAGACGTACGTCGGTGCCGACGACCGCAATCAACGCCTGATGGCCGGCCTTCTCAGTGAGATGGCCCGTAACGAGGCGGTTCGAGTGGCCGCTAGGGACGGCATCGGAACGCACTACGCGGCGCTTTTCCTCGAGGTCCTCCAACGTGCTGTCCGCCGCGGCCTCATCTCGGAGACGTTGGACCTGCCGCTGATCGCGGGGACGTTCCCCGCCCTAGCCTTCCATCGGGTCGTCGTGGACGGCCAGAACGTCGACGACACGTATGCCGTGAACGTCGTCGACACCATCCTCATGCCGCTGCTTGGTCCGACGTCCTCCTGA
- a CDS encoding arsenate reductase ArsC, whose product MTDKPIILFVCVHNAGRSQMAAGFARELSGGAVEVRSGGSEPGRSINPVAVTAMQELGIDIGNEVPQLMTTEQVRDSDVVITMGCGDACPIFPGKRYEDWELQDPAGQPIDVVRRVRDDIKARVETLLAEVLPTRA is encoded by the coding sequence ATGACCGACAAGCCGATCATCCTGTTCGTCTGCGTGCATAATGCCGGCCGCTCGCAGATGGCTGCGGGGTTCGCGCGCGAGCTCTCCGGCGGCGCCGTCGAGGTGCGCTCCGGAGGCTCCGAGCCGGGGCGGTCGATCAATCCCGTGGCTGTCACGGCGATGCAGGAGCTCGGCATCGACATCGGTAATGAGGTCCCGCAGCTGATGACCACCGAGCAGGTCCGGGACTCCGACGTCGTCATCACCATGGGGTGCGGTGATGCGTGTCCGATCTTCCCCGGGAAGCGGTACGAGGACTGGGAGCTCCAGGACCCCGCCGGCCAGCCCATCGACGTCGTCCGCCGCGTCCGCGACGACATCAAAGCCCGCGTCGAGACGCTCCTCGCCGAGGTCCTTCCGACGCGTGCGTGA
- a CDS encoding PHP domain-containing protein, translating into MPNLAADAHVHSEWSWDYGSDARSAGSMGRICERAVAIGLPALVFTEHLDLEDSWRADTGDIGGTTQKYMDDRGHVTLPPFDADGYFAAIERVRHEYPQLRILAGVEFGQPHLWETKAASLLARSDFDRINGSLHMLDFDRGNRTEPTTLYKHRSADDVMWAYLEEIPRMIAGSESFEVFTHIDYAVRSWPTQTEGPFDPRRFEEGFRAAMRSLADSGRALEMNTRRLWPWIPRWWSQEGGRSLTFGSDTHGPDDLAANFPEAMMMVEALDFRPGARPEDFWTR; encoded by the coding sequence ATGCCGAACCTGGCCGCGGATGCGCACGTTCATAGCGAGTGGTCCTGGGACTATGGGTCAGACGCGAGGTCGGCTGGCTCCATGGGACGGATCTGTGAACGAGCTGTGGCAATCGGATTGCCGGCGTTGGTCTTCACGGAGCACCTCGATCTGGAGGACTCCTGGCGCGCCGACACAGGTGACATCGGCGGAACGACTCAGAAGTACATGGACGACCGCGGCCACGTCACGCTCCCGCCGTTCGACGCAGACGGATACTTCGCGGCGATCGAACGTGTCCGGCACGAATATCCTCAGCTGAGGATCCTCGCGGGCGTTGAGTTCGGCCAACCGCACCTGTGGGAAACGAAGGCAGCATCGCTGCTCGCCAGGAGCGACTTCGACCGGATCAACGGCTCGCTGCATATGCTCGACTTTGATCGTGGCAATCGAACTGAACCGACCACTCTCTACAAGCACCGCAGTGCTGACGACGTCATGTGGGCGTACCTGGAAGAGATCCCACGTATGATCGCCGGTTCTGAGTCCTTCGAGGTTTTCACCCACATCGACTACGCCGTGCGCTCCTGGCCCACCCAGACCGAGGGACCCTTTGACCCGCGTCGCTTCGAGGAAGGGTTCCGCGCCGCGATGCGTTCACTTGCGGACTCGGGGCGCGCTCTGGAGATGAACACCCGCAGACTCTGGCCCTGGATTCCGCGATGGTGGTCCCAAGAAGGCGGCCGCTCTCTTACTTTCGGCAGCGACACCCACGGACCAGACGATCTCGCGGCAAACTTCCCTGAGGCAATGATGATGGTCGAGGCGTTGGATTTTCGCCCGGGCGCACGACCGGAAGACTTTTGGACACGCTAA
- a CDS encoding fatty acid desaturase family protein, with product MEAAAVATSLFRTTAPRVAGATSGTSSFKDLLAQVQAAGLLERRRGFYWMLFAALLGVGALAATATVLFGHTWYALIPAGILGILFTQFAFLSHEAAHSQIFASRRWNERAGRYIGVFLVGLSYSWWMDKHSRHHGNPNTIGKDPDIAVDTVSFIEEDARKATGLLRRLTMVQGWAFFPLLTFEGANLHRLSVTALITGQNIRGNRRDRALEGGLLLARFGLLFWAVFTFMPIGIGFAFVGVQLAVFGIMMGGSFAPNHKGMPVIAEGARIDFFSRQVRTSRNITGGLWVDHLYGGLNHQAEHHLFPSMPRPHLRKAAELVRAHCALHDVPYTEASIPRSYSIIVGYLNRVGLAARDPFTCPMAAAARLA from the coding sequence ATGGAAGCAGCTGCCGTGGCCACTTCTCTTTTCCGTACCACCGCACCGCGCGTCGCGGGCGCGACGTCGGGTACCTCGTCGTTCAAAGACCTCCTCGCGCAGGTGCAGGCCGCCGGGCTGCTCGAACGGCGCCGGGGCTTCTACTGGATGCTGTTCGCCGCGCTCCTCGGCGTCGGTGCCCTCGCCGCGACGGCGACCGTGCTGTTCGGCCACACCTGGTACGCGCTGATCCCGGCGGGAATCCTCGGGATCCTGTTCACGCAGTTCGCGTTCCTGTCGCACGAGGCGGCGCACAGCCAGATCTTCGCCTCGCGTCGCTGGAACGAGCGCGCCGGCCGCTACATCGGCGTGTTCCTCGTGGGCCTGTCGTACTCGTGGTGGATGGACAAGCACAGCCGTCACCACGGCAACCCGAACACCATCGGCAAGGACCCCGACATCGCCGTCGACACCGTGTCGTTCATCGAGGAGGACGCCCGCAAGGCCACCGGACTCCTGCGTCGGCTCACCATGGTGCAGGGATGGGCGTTCTTCCCGCTGCTCACCTTCGAAGGCGCGAACCTGCACCGTCTCTCCGTCACCGCGCTCATCACCGGGCAGAACATCCGCGGCAACCGCCGCGACCGCGCCCTCGAGGGCGGCCTGCTGCTGGCCCGCTTCGGCCTGCTCTTCTGGGCCGTCTTCACGTTCATGCCGATCGGCATCGGCTTCGCCTTCGTCGGCGTGCAGCTGGCCGTCTTCGGCATCATGATGGGCGGCTCGTTCGCCCCGAACCACAAGGGCATGCCCGTCATCGCCGAGGGCGCCAGGATCGACTTCTTCTCGCGTCAGGTGCGCACCTCGCGCAACATCACCGGCGGCCTCTGGGTCGACCACCTCTACGGCGGCCTCAACCACCAGGCCGAGCACCACCTCTTCCCGAGCATGCCCCGCCCGCACCTGCGGAAGGCGGCCGAGCTCGTCCGCGCGCACTGCGCCCTCCACGACGTGCCGTACACCGAGGCGAGCATCCCTCGCTCGTACAGCATCATCGTCGGCTACCTGAACCGCGTCGGCCTCGCCGCGCGCGACCCGTTCACCTGCCCGATGGCGGCTGCGGCGCGGCTGGCGTAG
- a CDS encoding PDR/VanB family oxidoreductase, translated as MTTITPSSDVTAANSSQAPASSGGGDAVARPGKKKPNASKVWRALLLWLHIVAAVCWMGQALAVTVLLIISATSAAGDLKIGTILASDLLDQKILGYSAITAAWTGFGLSTTTTWGYFRSRWVTTKFVMTIAQILTGTSVAGAAYPQLEAASLDGKNGASILLAIIAVGLVAAGGAFQVFLSVSKPWGRTRWGHRAQTRGAEGRLAPAPTLVVAGLFLAALVDLAIGLVTGIPLPSVSTAMLVVALVVRRRARTRLIATDAAAGGGRSAADRGSVGSTRVLDGVVAARTQLTDSLVQLRVAVADGSPVSEWEPGAHIDLLLPSGKVRQYSLHGDPEDRGGFDVSVVREAEGRGGSIEIFDLAEGAKVGIGGPRNNFPLVNAPRYLFVAGGIGITALKPMLEAIDHAGQPWQLIYRGRTRVGMPFADELSTQYPDQVSISAADADARPNLDAALAGLPDGSVVYCCGPSSMMDSLDEKISNGYPNLTLHVERFAATARDDSQNRPFKVFLPQTGELVDVPADKSALDSLRSVLPELPGSCETGICGSCEMRVLAGRPEHRDDILTAAEGDRTDVMYPCVSRSKDPLLVLDA; from the coding sequence GTGACCACAATCACACCATCAAGCGATGTCACCGCAGCCAACTCGTCACAAGCCCCCGCGAGCTCGGGAGGCGGCGACGCGGTGGCCCGGCCCGGTAAGAAGAAGCCGAATGCATCGAAGGTCTGGCGGGCACTCCTGCTCTGGCTTCACATCGTCGCCGCGGTGTGCTGGATGGGGCAGGCACTGGCCGTAACAGTGCTCCTCATCATCAGCGCCACGTCAGCCGCCGGTGATCTGAAGATCGGCACGATTCTGGCGTCCGACCTGCTCGATCAGAAGATTCTGGGCTACTCCGCGATCACGGCCGCGTGGACTGGCTTCGGACTATCCACGACGACCACATGGGGGTACTTCCGAAGCCGATGGGTGACGACGAAGTTCGTCATGACCATCGCGCAGATCCTCACTGGGACCTCGGTCGCGGGAGCTGCCTACCCCCAGCTCGAAGCAGCCTCGCTCGACGGGAAGAACGGCGCCAGCATCCTGCTGGCCATCATCGCCGTCGGCCTGGTAGCTGCCGGCGGAGCGTTCCAAGTGTTTTTGTCGGTCTCGAAGCCATGGGGCCGCACTCGATGGGGACACCGGGCACAGACAAGAGGTGCCGAGGGCCGCCTCGCTCCCGCACCGACCCTAGTCGTCGCCGGTCTCTTCCTCGCGGCGCTCGTTGACCTCGCCATCGGCCTCGTGACGGGCATCCCGCTGCCGAGTGTCTCCACCGCCATGCTTGTGGTCGCGCTGGTCGTGCGCCGACGGGCGCGGACGCGCCTCATAGCCACGGACGCCGCTGCAGGTGGCGGTCGCAGCGCTGCTGATCGCGGCAGCGTCGGCTCGACACGCGTTCTTGACGGCGTCGTGGCGGCGCGCACGCAACTGACTGACTCGTTGGTGCAGCTCCGGGTCGCTGTCGCGGACGGATCTCCAGTGTCCGAGTGGGAACCCGGCGCGCACATCGACCTGCTCCTACCCTCGGGGAAAGTCCGCCAGTACTCACTCCATGGGGACCCCGAGGACCGCGGAGGTTTCGACGTGTCGGTGGTGCGGGAAGCGGAGGGCCGTGGCGGTTCCATCGAGATCTTCGACCTCGCCGAAGGAGCGAAAGTCGGCATTGGAGGGCCCCGCAACAACTTCCCCCTCGTGAACGCCCCCCGCTACCTGTTCGTCGCTGGCGGCATCGGCATCACCGCGCTCAAGCCCATGCTCGAAGCCATCGACCACGCCGGGCAGCCGTGGCAGCTGATCTACCGGGGCCGCACGCGCGTCGGGATGCCGTTCGCGGACGAGCTTTCCACCCAGTACCCCGACCAGGTCTCCATTTCCGCAGCTGACGCAGATGCGCGTCCGAACCTCGACGCAGCCCTAGCCGGACTGCCAGACGGATCAGTCGTGTACTGCTGCGGACCGTCGTCGATGATGGATTCCCTTGACGAGAAAATTAGCAACGGCTATCCGAACCTCACCCTCCACGTCGAACGCTTCGCCGCCACCGCTCGGGATGACAGCCAGAACCGTCCATTCAAGGTGTTCCTCCCGCAGACTGGCGAATTAGTCGACGTCCCCGCCGACAAGAGCGCCCTCGATTCCCTCCGCTCTGTCCTCCCCGAGCTGCCCGGCTCCTGCGAGACGGGGATTTGCGGAAGCTGCGAGATGCGCGTCCTCGCCGGCCGGCCCGAGCATCGCGACGACATCCTCACCGCCGCTGAAGGGGATCGCACAGACGTGATGTACCCGTGCGTGTCCCGATCGAAGGACCCGCTTCTCGTCCTCGATGCATGA
- a CDS encoding PKD domain-containing protein gives MTVTAPVVAPPAPAAPVATIATTSSGLTAHFDGSGSTGLGDAAIDSYSWAFGDGETGEGVTTDHTYAKAGEYVATLTITSGDASVSPQRPVTVSADADTSDPVSDPGTGAGTGAGSGSGTSDPGTPVVTPIIPVVAPAPFAPVTADAAPAAAAKQLAFTGSDDTQSGGILAILLLVAGCALVAVRRFRGRRSASSPPIGSPARH, from the coding sequence GTGACCGTCACGGCTCCGGTCGTCGCTCCGCCGGCGCCCGCGGCTCCGGTGGCCACGATTGCGACGACGAGTTCGGGCCTCACCGCGCACTTCGACGGGTCCGGCTCCACCGGCCTCGGCGACGCGGCGATCGACTCGTACAGCTGGGCCTTCGGCGACGGCGAGACGGGCGAGGGGGTCACGACCGACCACACGTACGCGAAGGCCGGCGAGTACGTGGCCACGCTGACGATCACTTCCGGCGACGCGTCTGTGTCCCCGCAGCGCCCGGTCACGGTGTCCGCGGACGCGGACACGTCGGACCCGGTCAGCGACCCGGGGACCGGCGCCGGAACGGGTGCAGGTAGCGGCTCGGGAACCAGTGACCCGGGCACGCCCGTCGTGACGCCGATCATCCCTGTCGTCGCCCCGGCGCCGTTCGCTCCGGTCACGGCTGACGCCGCACCCGCGGCTGCTGCGAAGCAGCTCGCGTTCACCGGCTCGGACGACACCCAGAGCGGCGGAATCCTCGCGATCCTGCTTCTCGTCGCCGGCTGCGCGCTCGTCGCCGTGCGTCGGTTCCGGGGTCGTCGCTCGGCCTCATCACCACCGATTGGAAGCCCCGCTCGTCACTGA
- a CDS encoding MarR family winged helix-turn-helix transcriptional regulator: MTEPSPTSDGPMDKLERINRAQIRAGQDWIRGRGLTLQQAFVLNYLTDHSGAMQREIAEATQTTPANISGVLRVLQSRGLIERRTDEGDDRSKRVFATPDGVALLAGRDDAMAAVDDRLLSPLSSSEQATLDELLGRIAAALD; the protein is encoded by the coding sequence ATGACGGAGCCCTCGCCGACTTCCGACGGCCCGATGGACAAACTCGAACGGATCAACCGCGCTCAGATCCGCGCCGGACAGGACTGGATCAGGGGGCGCGGCCTCACACTTCAGCAGGCCTTTGTGCTCAATTACCTCACGGACCATTCCGGTGCCATGCAACGCGAGATTGCAGAGGCGACGCAGACAACGCCAGCCAATATCTCGGGCGTGCTGCGAGTCCTGCAGTCCAGAGGCCTAATCGAGCGCCGCACTGACGAAGGTGATGATCGCAGCAAGCGCGTTTTTGCCACGCCGGACGGCGTTGCGCTTCTTGCCGGCCGCGACGACGCTATGGCCGCCGTCGATGACCGGCTCCTTTCACCATTGAGCTCCAGCGAACAGGCGACGCTCGACGAACTGCTGGGACGAATAGCCGCGGCGCTCGACTAG
- a CDS encoding NmrA family NAD(P)-binding protein produces the protein MTTILIAGATGLLGSGIASNLVTRDDVTVRLLVRTGWQNDASKTARIDPLVAAGAEVLVGDVTDPGSLDAATNGVDVVVSALQGGRDVIVDGQVALATAAVASGVRRIIPSDFAIDLFHAPAGAPQFEIRKEADALIEAMDIEVIHVLQGAFMDQMVNPAYPGLIDMANKVIRYWGTGDEKIDMTTVSDTAALTARVAADPDAAPGVHAISGALVSFTDIAREIEAVYGVTLRHESWGSLDDLNHAIAAKGGSWNAIMEWYFFAMLQTPPLLSLGNDRYADLQPTTLHDHLVTYLGRSENPISIFRDETDTHA, from the coding sequence ATGACCACCATCCTCATCGCCGGCGCCACCGGCCTCCTCGGCTCCGGCATCGCCTCGAACCTCGTCACCCGAGACGACGTCACCGTCCGTCTCCTCGTCCGCACAGGCTGGCAGAACGACGCCTCCAAGACCGCCAGGATCGACCCGTTGGTCGCGGCCGGTGCGGAGGTCCTCGTCGGCGACGTCACCGACCCGGGTTCGCTCGACGCCGCGACGAACGGCGTCGACGTCGTCGTCTCGGCCCTCCAGGGCGGCCGAGACGTGATCGTCGACGGGCAGGTGGCACTCGCGACCGCAGCCGTAGCCAGCGGGGTGCGCCGTATCATCCCCTCCGACTTCGCCATCGACCTGTTCCACGCTCCAGCGGGCGCGCCGCAGTTCGAGATTCGGAAAGAAGCCGATGCCCTCATCGAGGCGATGGACATCGAAGTGATCCATGTGCTGCAGGGCGCGTTCATGGATCAGATGGTGAACCCCGCCTACCCGGGTCTCATCGACATGGCCAATAAGGTCATCCGGTACTGGGGCACGGGCGACGAGAAGATCGACATGACCACCGTGTCCGACACAGCCGCATTGACCGCCCGAGTGGCGGCAGACCCCGACGCCGCCCCCGGCGTCCACGCCATCTCCGGCGCCCTCGTCAGCTTCACCGACATCGCCCGCGAGATCGAGGCTGTCTACGGCGTCACCCTCCGCCACGAGAGCTGGGGGAGTCTCGACGACCTGAATCACGCCATCGCTGCGAAGGGCGGCTCGTGGAACGCCATCATGGAATGGTACTTCTTCGCGATGCTGCAGACCCCTCCGCTGCTGAGTCTCGGAAACGACCGCTATGCCGACCTGCAGCCCACCACCCTCCACGACCACCTCGTCACCTACCTCGGCCGAAGCGAGAACCCAATCTCGATCTTCAGAGACGAAACCGACACCCACGCCTGA
- a CDS encoding TetR/AcrR family transcriptional regulator, with protein METAVPGLRERKKLALRARLSDTATAMFAEHGYDNVRVSDIALACGVTPKTLYSYFPTKESLLFERGDALALVLSEDRASDIGLLDAVLDAIRREIDQLATTSPTATSGDDLIRGIRGFVSLVAATPALRAVVAERSEALTTSAAEALSRRNGLPPTHPENQVAAGALISLWRIHLTGLLEHGRTSSNLTELRRRTMADVDRGAALVRPVVEQVSTARRTENVAVTS; from the coding sequence GTGGAGACCGCGGTGCCTGGCTTACGAGAGCGCAAGAAGCTCGCGCTCCGAGCGCGGCTCTCGGACACCGCGACCGCAATGTTCGCCGAGCACGGCTACGACAACGTCCGCGTCAGCGACATCGCCCTCGCGTGCGGCGTGACACCGAAAACGCTCTACAGCTACTTCCCGACGAAGGAGTCGTTGCTGTTCGAGCGTGGTGACGCGCTCGCCCTCGTCCTCAGCGAGGATCGTGCTTCAGACATTGGCCTCCTTGACGCCGTGCTCGACGCGATCCGGCGAGAGATTGACCAACTTGCGACGACCTCACCGACGGCGACCTCGGGCGATGACCTGATCCGGGGAATCCGTGGATTCGTGTCGCTCGTCGCGGCGACACCGGCGCTCCGGGCGGTCGTGGCCGAACGGTCGGAAGCGCTCACCACGAGCGCCGCAGAAGCGTTATCGCGTCGGAACGGGCTTCCTCCGACCCATCCAGAGAACCAGGTCGCGGCGGGCGCCCTCATCAGCCTGTGGCGCATCCACCTCACCGGGCTCCTCGAGCACGGTAGAACCAGCAGCAACCTGACTGAGCTGCGTCGACGGACGATGGCCGACGTCGACCGAGGAGCCGCACTCGTCAGGCCGGTCGTCGAGCAGGTCAGCACGGCCCGTCGAACCGAGAATGTCGCCGTTACTTCCTGA